A region from the Triticum aestivum cultivar Chinese Spring chromosome 3D, IWGSC CS RefSeq v2.1, whole genome shotgun sequence genome encodes:
- the LOC123074065 gene encoding xyloglucan galactosyltransferase KATAMARI1 homolog, producing the protein MEMYGAAVPRPRLLLLLLLLLAAVFWVCVLYFRLSALISGVAIAPMERMVSFAAHYESRGEDGNKDSCRGRRVYIHELPPRFNADMLGGCASTDGRWPNMCEQVSNAGLGQPLPEPEDEGEGDGALSGAAGWYATQQFALDAIFHGRMLRYGCLTNDSSEAAAVFVPFYAGFDFARHLWGYDNATRDAASLDLERWLVGRPEWRRAGGRDHFLVAGRTAWDFRRHTCPSPTWGTNLLFLAAAKNMTVLVVESSTAPGHGNDVAVPYPTYFHPRADADVLRWQQRIKSAGRPWLMSFVGAPRPGDPRSIRSQIIAQCGASSACRQLGCASGASQCHTPADIMRLFQSSTFCLQPPGDSYTRRSAFDAMVAGCVPVFFHPASAYLQYRWHLPGDHATYSVFIPEDGVRVGNVSIEDTLRRIPGAVVRRMQEEVIRLVPRLVYADPRYSLDTVKDAFDVAVEGVLEKVAAETRKAETTDRRSSWLDKIIWSE; encoded by the coding sequence ATGGAGATGTATGGCGCTGCAGTTCCCCGGCCTCGGCTCCTCCtccttctgctcctcctcctcgccgccgtgtTTTGGGTCTGCGTACTCTACTTCCGTCTGTCCGCGCTCATCAGTGGCGTGGCGATCGCGCCGATGGAGCGCATGGTGTCGTTCGCAGCGCACTACGAGAGCCGCGGCGAAGACGGGAACAAAGATTCGTGCCGGGGGCGACGCGTGTATATCCATGAGCTCCCGCCGCGCTTCAACGCCGACATGCTCGGTGGCTGCGCCAGCACGGACGGCCGCTGGCCAAACATGTGCGAGCAAGTGAGCAACGCCGGCCTCGGGCAGCCGCTGCCCGAGCCGGAGGATGAAGGCGAAGGGGACGGCGCGCTCTCGGGCGCGGCCGGCTGGTACGCCACGCAGCAGTTCGCGCTGGACGCCATCTTCCACGGCCGCATGCTACGCTACGGCTGCCTCACCAACGACTcctccgaggcggcggcggtgttcGTCCCGTTCTACGCCGGTTTCGACTTCGCGCGGCACCTCTGGGGCTACGACAATGCCACGCGGGACGCCGCCTCGCTCGACCTGGAGCGCTGGCTCGTGGGCCGGCCGGAGTGGCGCAGGGCCGGCGGCCGCGACCACTTCCTCGTGGCGGGGCGCACGGCATGGGACTTCCGGCGCCACACCTGCCCCAGCCCGACCTGGGGCACCAACCTCCTCTTCCTGGCGGCCGCCAAGAACATGACCGTGCTTGTCGTCGAGTCGTCGACCGCGCCCGGCCACGGCAACGACGTGGCGGTGCCCTACCCGACCTACTTCCACCCACGAGCAGACGCCGACGTCCTGCGCTGGCAGCAGAGGATCAAGAGCGCCGGCCGCCCGTGGCTCATGTCCTTCGTGGGCGCGCCGCGGCCGGGAGACCCGCGCTCCATCCGGTCGCAGATCATCGCCCAGTGCGGCGCCTCGTCCGCGTGCCGGCAGCTGGGCTGCGCCTCCGGCGCCAGCCAGTGCCACACCCCCGCGGACATCATGCGGCTGTTCCAGAGCTCCACCTTCTGCCTCCAGCCGCCGGGGGACTCGTACACGCGGCGGTCGGCGTTCGACGCCATGGTCGCCGGCTGCGTGCCCGTCTTCTTCCACCCGGCGTCCGCGTATCTCCAGTACCGGTGGCACCTGCCGGGCGACCACGCCACGTACTCGGTGTTCATACCGGAGGACGGCGTGCGCGTCGGGAACGTGAGCATCGAGGACACGCTGAGAAGGATACCGGGAGCGGTGGTGCGGAGGATGCAGGAGGAGGTCATCAGGCTCGTGCCGAGGCTGGTGTACGCTGACCCGAGGTACTCGCTCGACACAGTCAAGGACGCATTCGACGTCGCCGTCGAAGGCGTCCTAGAGAAGGTGGCGGCGGAGACGCGGAAAGCCGAAACGACGGATCGCCGGTCGAGCTGGCTAGACAAGATTATTTGGTCCGAGTAA